AAGCACCTGGACAACCTGAAgctcagagtctgggagaagatgaaggacatagttcagttcagtgagttCTATGTCACCaatgatacaaacacacacacactcacaatataAAGTCAACTTAAAAATCAACTTTACAGCTAAATGACGCAAAAagaaccaaccaaccaacagtAAAAGAAGACACCTGAGTCAAtttgctccccctctccttatgtctctgttcagctcctgtagtgttggacccaaacactgcaaagccatcattcatcatttctgaggatctgaccaggtTTGAAGAGACATATTCTAGACAGACACTCCCCGATAATCTAGAAAGAATTTGTTCCTATGGTGTACcgggctctgagggcttcaaCTCAGGGTTCCACTACTTGGATGTTGAAGTTGAAGACAGTACAGACTGGTATGTGGGTGTGACCACAGAGTCCAACCAGAGGAACAGGGACACCTTCTCATGGGGGAGTGTGGCGTGTGGGGTATACGGATTTTGGACAGGTGCCTTTTATTGGAATAGATTTTGATGGACCTGTGCATGCATTGAAACAGAAgctccacacactcagagtgcatCTGGATTTGGATAAAGGACAGGTGTCATTCTCTGATCctctacaaaatacacactaacacactttcaaacacacattcaccgAGAAAGTCCTTCCCTACTTTTACAGCCCCAGGTCACCACTGAGTATTTTACCACTGAAACCCTCGGTGACCACTGAACAACGCAGACTATGTTGAAACTAACCCCAAAGTCTTAAGTGTTTCATcgagtaaaaaaaacaatacataaacacaattcATTGATCTATATATGAATCTATGTTTTTCCAATATAAAATATGTATCCTTTGTGTTAGTTTTATATGTAACATATGGCTGTTAAGTAGAAGTAATGCACTCCCCTCCCAACACTAGCAGTAGGTGGTATTTGCTTCTGGTGATATAGGCCTcaattgtttgtgtgatattgtatgaTAATCATTTGTGACATATTCTGCATTACTTTGTCATCTTCCCTCTTCAGTTGTAGCCCCAGTTTATGTTGGTTGTTATTGAtatattgattattattatcaccattACTCCATCAGTTACTTTTAACGTTTTTTAAACATGTCAACtagatgtgtgtacatttaagtCATGAACATTATGCATATTGATGTACATATGGTTATATACGTCTCAGATGCAGTACAACTACAAACTaccaattcaatttcattttcaagTCTAAGTACTAAAAAAcaactttatttttttctttacatgGTGGGAATATGTTTATCTAGATTTGTTTAAGGTTTTTAAGTAGATCTATCTAGATTTGTTTGAGGTTTTTAAGTATAACCAACATGGAAAACCAAATGTTAAAACTTCCTTCTATCCACATTTTCAGAAATATAAAGATGACTGTAATTAGGATCATTCTCTGTGAATATCATGAGTTAGTAATAACCTTTGAATGGTTCATGAATCACGACCAAAACTGTTGTTATAAATCACATGCTGTGTAGCAGGTGATTTTCTTTGTATTCTTCATGGACAAGAACCTGATTGTCCATATGTgaggaaccagagacagactcaTACACTCTGATGCTGCACTGATTAGGTAATCACTCATCATTCCAGTCCAGTTGATTCCAGTTCTGTGTTTACCACGGCTCAGTAAAGGGAGAGACCTGCGAGTCTGGGagcacctgggcaacctgaagttcagagttaATTtaatcatacacaacacacacatgctaacttggacataaacatgtacattaATACCGCCGTTcaataattatttaaatgtttttattttcgtTGTTGTGCATTGTTTGCGGTACAAGATTTCGTTCAATGCAGATACAATTTattgaaatgaataaaaaaatatgaatttaaatGACTTTTCAACTGAAATaacttattttcttttttgagaATTTCAAATCTACCATAGAAATGTGAcagattttttcttttctctctttgtttaaaGCCAGACTaaaacaagtgttttaaagtctgTTAGCCCAAGGCTGGATCCCAGCGCACGCTGCAAAATCCAAAGAGAATTTCGGGTTTTGATTGATGTGGCAAAGCCCCAAAGCACAATGTGCTTGCAGTGAATATCAGGTTTTGACAGATAATAACATGTAAATGGTTTATGAAAAAGAACACACTGTCTCTATGTGTCGCTATGTCTCTGACTCCAGCATAACAACTGATTCCTCCATCTTTGTGAAGAAACATCGAATTGACCATGTCTGACTAGATAATTACATACTTCCACACTGCTTCACTAAGCACTCACCAGAGTCCAATCCAGTTCTTCCAGTTCCATACATACCATGGGTAAATAAGGGGAGAAAAATAGAGGCAGTTTAGACCAATCACTCACCAGAGTACAATCCAGTTCTTCCAGTTCTATACTTACTGTGGGTAAATAAGGAGAGTCATGAATGCAGTTTAGACCAATCCGAAGTCTCTAAAGTTTATCGAAAGAAAAATCAGGAAAGAAACGTGAACCTGTGATGCATTTGACTTCATGTCAGCTATTCTGCCTCTTCAGTTCGACACTTTTGGTCAGGAGATCTATTTTAATGGATGAGCACATGCCATTTTAACTTTACAGATAATAAGGCAGGATTTACTGAGGTGATTTCTGACAAATAGAGAGTGAAAGTTAAGTGTAAACACTCAAAGTTTCCAGCGAAGTGACTGTTTCTGTGAGAAGAGGATGGCATCTAAAAGCTCTCTACCTGAAGAGGatttcacctgtcctgtttgctTTGACTTTTTCAAGGATCCCGTCCTTCTTTTGTGCAGTCACAGCTTCTGCAAAGACTGCCTTCAGAAgttctggagagagaagaaatctaAAGAGTGTCCAGTTTGTAGAGGACAATCTTCATTGGACAATCCACCACTGAATTTGTCTTTGAAGAACTTATGTGAGTCTTTCCTGAAGGAGAAGAGTCAGAGGGCTTCAGGGGGGTCTGAtgtgctctgcagtctgcacagtgagagactcaagctgttctgtctggaggataaacagcccatatgtgtggtgtgtcaggCTTCCAGGAAACACTCAGAACACCAGTGCCTTCCCATAGATGAAGCTGCACTAGATTATAAAGTGAGTTTCTATTATTTGCTTATCGGTGGAAATGTCATTTATGACTTGGTAATGGAAATACTTTGCCTTTTGTATCTGTGCTGTTACGGAATAAACATCCATAATAACAGAAAATGAGTATAGATAATCTCAACGTATCAAATATTTGTTCATTATAGAAACAACTCAATGCTGTACTGAAGCCCTTGCAAGAGAAACTGAAAGAATTTGAAGAAGTGAAAAAAACATGTGACCAAACAGCCAGTCACATTAAGGTGAGATTAACCAGAACAACAAGTTTCGGAAAAAGACCATTGACTTCATGACACTGTTTCTTACATTGTGTAATATTATCTATATGATATGATAAGTAAACAACTGGTATTGCGCAGCTACTCAGTTTCATTACAACTACGATTGAAGTTAAATCAAGCATCTCACCCGAGCAATTTGATACAGATATTACAAGTACACAAActgatatttatattattagtaatgttaggcccctctgcaccccccactggccttgcagtggcagtgcaacagcctttggGTGGTAAATGGGCACCATTTGCTTGATTGTGCACAACTGAGAAACCAAgctgtttgccctcagaagGGGTCTTGCATTCTCACCATGTTTTAATGCTGCTGCACACTATGGTTTTTTTGGTGCCTTGCATTTACTATTTTATCCCCTATTTTTCTTTTATCGGAAATAAACCCCTATTTTTGTTTACTCTGTGGTCTgcctccaatttatgttgcggctcacgaGCCGGGATCGTAACAAGTATCATTCAGAAATATAAAGCTATGATTTCACCACATGATAATTCAGCCCTTGGATAAACTGATCATGCTGTCAACAGTAATACACATTATTACTTTGACAATATTAATATTCGacaaattatatttgttttggGTAATATTTGTTTATGACTGTAGTCCCTTTGATGTGTGTTATTCAAGGTCCAGGCCCATCAGTCAGAGaagcagatcaaggaggagtttaagaagcttcatcagtttctgaaagatgaagaggatgCCAGAATAAGAGCActaaaggaggaagagaagcagaAGAGTTTTATTATGAAAGAGAAGATTCAAGAATTGAGCAAGGAGATGTCCATTCTTTCAGATACAATAACCGCCATTGAAAAGCAGATGGTGGCTGAAGATATAATCTTCTTACAGGTATGGACATGTGGTTTCAGTTCAGTTGTAAAAAAAcatagagagatgtgtgtgacatttaataaatatttttgaTTATTGTTATCTATTTTAAAGATATTTTGATATATAATGTATCATTACTGTCAATTACGTGAACAAGAAGTAAGCCCTCAAGACAGACACAGTATATTGAaattaactgaactgaaatatgTGCTGTATGCTGTTTTCCAGAACGTCAAGGCTACCATAGAAATGTGAGAGATttcaatttttcttttttttggtttgaacCCACACTAAAACCAGTGCTAACTACAGTCTGTTTTCCTAGTTCTACGTGCACACTGCAAAAACCATGGGGAGTTTTGGGAGCTCTGATTGATGTGGCAAAGCACCTTGGCAACCTGAAgctcagagtctgggagaggaTGAAGGACATCGTTCAGTTCAGTGAGTTCTATGTCACctacgacaaaaaaaaaaacacacacacacacacacacacacacacacacacacacacacaaactcgcagTATGACATCAACGTAAAATTCAAAGTTACAGCTAAATGATGCATTTAGAACCATCCAGCAAACTGTAAAATAAGTCATACACCTGAGTCCATttgctcaccctctcctcatctctctgttcagctcctgtagtgttggacccaaacactgcacacccaTCGTTCATCatttctgaggatctgaccagcttTGAAATGACAGATCTTAGACAGACACTCCCCGATAATCCAGAAAGATTTAATTTCTGGGAATGTGTCCTGGGCTCAGAGGGCTTCAACTCAGGGTCACACTGCTGGGATGTTGAAGTTGGAGACAGTACATGCTGGTATGTGGGTGTGACCACAGAGTCCAACCAGAGGAAGTGGGGAACCTTCTCATGGTGGAGAGTGTGGCGTGTGGGGTTTGGAGTGGGTTTTGGAGGACCTGTGCATGTATTGAAACAgaacctccacacactcagagtgcatCTGGATTTAGATGAAGgacagctgtcattctctgatcctctacaaaatacacacttacacactttcaaacacacatttactgagAAAGTCCTTCCCTTCTTCTACAGCCGCAGGTCACCACTGAGTATTTTAACACAGAAGCCCTCGTGACCATTGAACAATGCAGATTCTGTTGAAACTAAGTCCAAAAAAAGTGTAACATTGAGTAAAAAGATCAatacatcaacacaattcaTTGGTCTATATCtgcaaccccaaatcagaaaaagttgggacagtatgaaaaatgtaaaaaaagaaagaaagcagtgatttataaatgtaccttgacttatctttcattgcagacagtatgaacacaagatatttcacgttttgtctggtcaactgcatttgatttgtaaaaatacatccattcctgccattcaggcctgcaacacattccaaaaaaagttgggacgggggcaatttaggggtagtaatgaggtagaataattaaataatgatgtgatttgaaacaaCTGATGCcaacaggtcattgtaatcatgatttggtacaaaagcagcatccaggaaaggcctagtctttaggagcaaagatgggcagaggatggccagtttgccaacaaatgcatataattgaaatgtttgaaaacaatgtttctcaaagaaagataggaagggatttggatattttaccCTCCACAGTGCATAAgataattaaaagattcaaggaatctggaggaatttcagtaCGTAAAGGCCATGGACGCAAGCCTAAGCTGAATAACCGTAATCTCCGATCCCTCAGacggcactgcatcaagaaccgtcattcatctataagcgatataaccacatgggctcaggattactttggcaaacctttgtcaagcactacaatGCGTAattacatccacaaatgccagttaaaactttactgtgccaaaaaAAAGCCTTATGTTAACCATGTCCAGAAGCGCCATCGACTTCTCTGGACTcggaggcatctgggatggaccatcacacagtggaaaagTGTATTATGGTCAGACAAATcatttttgaaagaaatggacgCCTTGTGCCcggaccaaagaagaaaaggaccataataattataatataattatataattaagacctttgtcaggtttttaatggcacacacgacacactggaacacacacgtgcatatatggaggcgacacaggacacacacacacacacacacacacaaacaggtaggcctgaggtcgcggtgaatttatttttctgctttttcccatcctggaccgtccttcctcaaggaccccccaggagcagtgggcagctttgcagcgcccagggaccaagtgaagtgaactgtccatctttggtcagggatggacatgagttctgttattttgcatgtttttactgttggggttcttagtggaggaaaccccttgtgaacacggggagaacatgcaaactccacacagaaaggcccgggagaaagcccacctgagcactgtgcactctggggaggacctgccccccagagccaacagcgccccatgcgggaatcgaacccatgaccttcttgctgtgaggcagcagtgcaagcagtgcaagcaactgagccaccgtgccacaaaACCATCCAGACTgtctgtcatggtatggggttgtgtcagtgcacttggcaaaggtaacttacacttctgtgatggcaccattaatgccgAAAAGTACATAGATATTTTGGagcaaatatttgttttccccTAGCCTGAGGGCCTAGTAGTATATATGTGGTTAGGAGGATATTGTGAGCCACAGGTTAGagagtttatttttgttttgtttgtttttgtaatttGTTATCGGTCTCCCCCGTGTCATTCCCCTTCCTCAATAGCCTGGGTATTGATTGGGCCCTAGCCTAGATTACAGGTTGGCCGGTTTTCCTCTAGGATCATTTTTCACCCTTGAGATGATGTGCGGTGTAATGCAGTGAAGCGTGAACCCCCTTTTCTTAATGTGCCTAAGTTGTGCGCTTGCAGTGGTGTGTCCAATGAACTCTTAGTGTGTGCTCTCATTCACGTGTGGTATTGGAGGCAGGCCccctgttagtctgtgtgtcagtggctcCGGATTCTTATTCTTATCTTATCCTTATCCTTGGTCATTCCCATGAAATCCATTTAATGTATtgtctatgtatttatttattgacaacCAAAATGACACCTTATTTTAAcgagaaacaaaaataaacttaaTCTTTTATATTTTTCCAAAGAACCTGTGTTGGACCATTATTGGGGCGGAGTTCCCCTTGCTATTAAAGTTTagctcaaggggtggcgtagtctggTGATAGGCCTACAGAAGGCTACACAcatatttagaaatataagGATGACTGTGATTAGTATCATTCTCTGTGAATATCATGAGTTGGTAATACCATTTAAATGGTTCATGAATCACCACCATAACTGTTGTTATTAATCACATGCTGTGTAGTAGGTGATTTTCTTTGTATTCTTCATGAACAAGAACCTGATTGTCCATATGTgaggaaccagagacagactcacacactctgatgctGCACTGATTAGGTAATCACTCATCATTCCAGTCCAGTTGATTCCAGTTCTGTGTTTACCATGGCTCAGTAAAGGGAGAGATCTGCGAGTCTGGGagcacctgggcaacctgaagttcagagttaATTTAatcatacacaatacacacatgctaacttggacataaacatgtacattaATACCGCCGTTcaataattatttaaatgtttttattttcgtTGTTGTGCATTGTTTGTGGTACAAGATTTCGTTCAATGCAGATACAATttattgaaattaattaaaaaaaaatgaattgaaatgaCTTTTCAACTGAAATaacttattttcttttttgagaATTTCAAATCTACCATAGAAATGTGAcagattttttcttttctctctttgtttaaaGCCAGACTaaaacaagtgttttaaagtctgGTAGCCCAAGGCTGGATCCCAGCGCACGCTGCAAAATCCAAAGAGAGTTTCGGGTTTTGATTGATGTGGCAAAGCCCCAAAGCACAATGTGCTTGCAGTGAATATCAGGTTTTGACAGATAATTACATGTAAATGgtttatgaaaaagaaaacactgtctctatgtctctaaCTCCAGCATAACATCTGATTCTTCCATCTTTGTGAAGAAACATTGAATTGACCATGTCTGACTAGTAATTAGATACTTCCACACTGCTTCACTAAGAACTCACCAGAGTTCAATCCAGTTCTTCCAGTTCTATACATACCGTGGgtaaagagggggagaaaaatgaAATCAGTTTAGACCAATCACTCACCAGAGTCCAATCCAGTTCTTCCAGTTCTATACTTACTGTGGGCAAATAAGGGGAGAGTCATGAATGCAGTTTATGGTCCTCTCCGAACGTTCCCTAAACGTAAATGTGTATGGTTCCCTTGACAGCCTGGGGACGTTCTGCAGGACGTTCCAAGAACGTCCTGAGGACATTGCGGTGACATCTGGGAAACGTTTTCTAGACGTCCTGTGGACGTTATTTAAGGACGTTGAAAGGAAGCACCGCGAAAGGGGTAACGACCGTTTTAGCAATGCTAGATGTGCTTTTGACGACCTTTAGTGGCCTTATATGgcacttattattatttgttgttgtttctgtcgCTGTGACTTACTTCTACTAGACTACTATCGATaccatttttattttctccaaGCTAAAAGAAAGACATATTCAGGATAAAATGTGGTGATatttataatttaatatagttttaatattaataataaaaaatacaaatacaaattcaaCGTTAGAATTCCTCTTCCACTTCCCCAAAGGACAACGTagttcaacagtcagccaaactcgatttcacgagccaggtaTCTTAGCTATCTAGCGcattgctcctttattgattgtcaggtgacatttatgagtgaaactgtaatacacaaaaacggaaaatacttagaaggtatcttaactaaacacaacATTGTTTATATTCGATTCCACCGTTAGTAGCTTTATGGATTATTAGTATATTTGTTAAAGACACCCGATAATTTGACCGGTTTTCCTGTTTGTTCATAGACATGTCATCCGTTGCCAGCCCCCAAGATGATGCTCAGAGCGAACCCAAGAAGTAGCCGTTGAGAGTTACAATTcaccgatcgcgaaactcctccctagaacggacctcgtccaatcataccttagcaaccgctactaagagaagaaggtccgacaactttgaggtctgagcagcatggtgaaacagtgtgcctacgggacttttagatctgacacagagattagaAGGATGCATCGGTTTTTTtctcgcatttccaaagccaaaaacacaggaggaaaggtgacggcggtggattaaacagtgtgggagaccccactcccaactcaatatatcgaaaaacacacatatgtctgctccaaagtaaatgaagctgcttgcagctagctatctatctagcaaactacgctatcgctaggtatgataactatctagttgagagaacatccccaaacagttatggttcatgacaacttgtattattaccactacaagtacataactacTCTcttcaactaaagtgttaatgttaaaatcaaaatgttaatgttaccgtcaaaatgttaatgttactgtctgtaaaattgcacgctgagctatcctagctagcgatagcaaacggcagcattgaacagaacttttaacgagcactttgtatttatgcttaatgcttgatacaacattgaacagaacttttaacgaatactttgtatttatgctgctggcgtttgttatcgctagctaggatagctcagcgtgcaattttacagacgtaacattaacatcgctagctaggattgctcagcgtgcaattttacagacggtaacattaacatcgctagctaggatagcgcagcgtgcaattttacagacggtaacattaacattttgattttaacattaacactttagttggagagactagctcgagcttaacatactgtatcaatgttgaacaaaaggccattatgaagttttttacagtgcatgaaatgccctgtattgttattccttcgtttcttattcttcatcttattattacagtgcatgaaatgccctgtattgttatccaaacttttcttattcttattacagtgcatgaaatgccctgtattgttattccttcgtttcttattcttcttctacttcttattacagtgcatgaaatgccctgtattgttattcctaggcttcttattcttcttcttcttattattctctttaccgacttctgcgcttaattcagcttgaaccgcttaacgtagaaacttcgttcaaactttgctgcataggtcttgttaaggacacttatgctatgtatttttcatttttctaaactttatactttttaaaatattaaataaaaactaatacaatttctcccattgacttacattgggccattatgacatcataatagggtctttaaactggcttgcacctgtgcttcactgacacctgcgccaaggttccaaggctcctct
The DNA window shown above is from Clupea harengus chromosome 11, Ch_v2.0.2, whole genome shotgun sequence and carries:
- the LOC105891780 gene encoding E3 ubiquitin-protein ligase TRIM35-like → MASKSSLPEEDFTCPVCFDFFKDPVLLLCSHSFCKDCLQKFWREKKSKECPVCRGQSSLDNPPLNLSLKNLCESFLKEKSQRASGGSDVLCSLHSERLKLFCLEDKQPICVVCQASRKHSEHQCLPIDEAALDYKKQLNAVLKPLQEKLKEFEEVKKTCDQTASHIKVQAHQSEKQIKEEFKKLHQFLKDEEDARIRALKEEEKQKSFIMKEKIQELSKEMSILSDTITAIEKQMVAEDIIFLQVWTFCFPSSTCTLQKPWGVLGALIDVAKHLGNLKLRVWERMKDIVQFTPVVLDPNTAHPSFIISEDLTSFEMTDLRQTLPDNPERFNFWECVLGSEGFNSGSHCWDVEVGDSTCWYVGVTTESNQRKWGTFSWWRVWRVGFGVGFGGPVHVLKQNLHTLRVHLDLDEGQLSFSDPLQNTHLHTFKHTFTEKVLPFFYSRRSPLSILTQKPS